ACCTTACGTTCATTTCCCACAAAAGCAGTTGGAAATTTAAGCGAAGAAGCACTATTCAACCATACTTTTGACCCGTCCGGTAACACCACTTGATATTGACCCCCTTTTGGGGTAGTGAGCGTATTATAAGTAACTTTTGCTGAAGCGCTGGACTTGTAAGCCAATATACCCTTTCCTAATTTTAATACTTTAGCCCCATCCTGCAATACCACATCCGCCTTCCCAACGCTATCTAATTCAATTTGTCTGCCATCAGCCAGTGTCAACACAGCTTTGTCTCCTCCAGGTGCAATCACTTTAGCTTTGGCTAAAATTTCAGATGGTTTGTTATTTGCTTTCTTCACATAAATAAAACTAGCAGATATACCTAAAGCAATTAATAATACAGCGGCTATCTTAAAAAAAATATTACGCCTTCTATAAGCTATCTTTAAAAGATGCTGCTTATTTAAAGTGTCGTGCATATTTTGCATTAGCCACTGGCTGTTTTTCTCGACTAATTCATCATCAAAAGCAAGCTGTCCTCGCATAGACGATAAATATTCGCGATGCCATTGATCCAATTCTTCCAATTCTTCAACGGAAGCTGTTTTCTGCCATTCGATAAAATTTCTGACACTTGTCGCCTCTTGATTCCAATTTTTGGATAACTGTGTCAAAAAGTCTTTTGCTTCTGAAAAAGTCATTTTTTAATATAAATTAGTGTTTCACTAAAAATCACAGCAGTCCCGTTAACATATAGGACGAAAAGCTTTAACCCTTTTTCACTTTTTTGTGAAGTTTTTTTTAATGAATGGTTAATAAAATGTAAACAAGCAGTTTTGTAACCTCTAAACCGTGTTTTTTTAGATAGGCCTGAACAAATGAAGTTGCCTTTTGTAAGTTTTGATGGACTCCCGAAACAGAGAGGTGGGTCTCCTGTGCAATTTCTTCTAAAGAAAAATCATATTGTGTTCTTAATTCAAAAACTTTTCTTCTTTTTTCAGGTAAAAGATTCAGGGCCTCTTTTGCTAGCGCAAAATATTCATCTGTAATTAATTTCTCATCCGTAGGATAATTAGGCAACTCAATCAATTCATCATCTTTTTGCTTTAGCTTAAGGTTCTTTTTCACTCGGTAGAAGTCTGTGAGGGTATTTCGAGACACTACATATAGAAATTTTTCAAAAGAACGAATAGCAATTAGAGACTCTCGTCTTTTCCAAATCTTTAAAAATATATCCTGTGCTATTTCTTCAATATCAGGAATATGGAAGTTTAAAAATTTAGCAATGTATTGATGAACTGTAGGTAAATATAAATTATATAGTCTGGTATAAGCCTGCACTGAACCCTGTGCAACTTCTTCCAATAATGTACATTCCTCTTCTGGTAGGAGAATATTGTGTGCATTTTTTGAAGAATAATGAAGGTGGTCGTCAGATGGCATGTATATATATTATATTTAAGAAGCTCAATTACAAAGTTATAGACTCAATTTGGGTTTCTTAGTCAAATGGATAATGTTATAAGCAAGATACAAATTTATTGCATCTAATCCGCTCTTTCCTATTAAGTATTTTTCAAAGCAAAAAAATCTTAATCAATTGGATAAAAAAATGTAAAACAATTAAAACTCAATAAAATACTTTCCGGCAATAATAATTCATAAAACCAGGATTCTTTTAAGCTAAATCTTGTTTCTCAAACTAGATCTAAAAAAATAAAAAACAACATTAAACCCAAATTCAAATTCAATATCAAATGCAGTTATTATTTTACGGAATGAAGACTCTTTAAAAAGTTAATATTTTTTAACCAGAATCTATTACTAAAAAAATATATGAGATTTGCTAAAACAAAAAATGTATGAATCTA
The Arachidicoccus soli DNA segment above includes these coding regions:
- a CDS encoding FecR family protein, which produces MTFSEAKDFLTQLSKNWNQEATSVRNFIEWQKTASVEELEELDQWHREYLSSMRGQLAFDDELVEKNSQWLMQNMHDTLNKQHLLKIAYRRRNIFFKIAAVLLIALGISASFIYVKKANNKPSEILAKAKVIAPGGDKAVLTLADGRQIELDSVGKADVVLQDGAKVLKLGKGILAYKSSASAKVTYNTLTTPKGGQYQVVLPDGSKVWLNSASSLKFPTAFVGNERKVELKGEGYFEIVHNAAKPFFVKAETVNVKVLGTGFNIMAYSDEKTIKTTLVHGSVEVNSGIITQHIVPGEQASIAKGEEEFDILHPNIQEIIAWKNGEFWFNNTSIQSIMRQIARWYNVDIAYKGNLSDVKLSGVLSKKQNVEALFNILEATKQVRFKEDQNIITVTPYSGS
- a CDS encoding RNA polymerase sigma factor, encoding MPSDDHLHYSSKNAHNILLPEEECTLLEEVAQGSVQAYTRLYNLYLPTVHQYIAKFLNFHIPDIEEIAQDIFLKIWKRRESLIAIRSFEKFLYVVSRNTLTDFYRVKKNLKLKQKDDELIELPNYPTDEKLITDEYFALAKEALNLLPEKRRKVFELRTQYDFSLEEIAQETHLSVSGVHQNLQKATSFVQAYLKKHGLEVTKLLVYILLTIH